TCATACCTTACACCTTGAGTACCATCAAAAGCACACAAACCAATTTGAGAGCAAATCTGTTGTGACAAAGCCTATGAAATAGATAATTTGGAAGTTTGTTAATGATGTTTGGTTGGAAATGCATGAATGTAGCATTTGTAAGTCTCGAGAaatgtaaattaataatattacctTGTTTATCAGCTTGTCTAATATGGTTTTACCATATTGAGCAACCACTGCCTTGCAATCTTGGCTCACAAGACCAACTGCTCCAATTGCATGGTTGATTTGAGCAATCACACCCTAAAATATATACaacttttaaactttaatcAGTTTCACATCTCATTCCACATCAGTGATCACAGGTTGATGCATATATGCAGGGACTGATGCATTGATCAGAAATAGATCAATGAGATAACTCTTTATGCAAACAATTTAGTATTGGCTTTGGCTCTCCAAACGAgataaaacacattttttaaaaggaatTCCTTTTCATACCGTTGGACCAGCCAACAAAGAGGTTCCAGAATCAACAATTGCAGAGCACTTGGAAGCACAAAATCctgaaaaattaaagtttgcatcttatatacataaaaaattaaggtTAAACCAGTAACAACAAAAAACAACAGTATGGATTGAAATAGCACCATGATCCCCACTTTCAAGAATATTACTTGGTATTTGTGTTTATATGTAATGCATACCAGTTGTTAAGTTATCAATTAGAACATCTCCTATTTCAATCTGCAATTGAAAGGGAAAATAGTTAGggaacaaaattaagaaaatgtaatGGCAAAATATTAATGAGTTTCATTATGGATTACCTGCCAATAGCCTTTATGAGTAACTGGGACATATGTGTGCTCACCCTTGTAATGATCTGAATCAACTCCACCAAATACAATCTCTCCACCCTGTTCCTCATCACTATTGCGGTTTAACCAGAATGAAAATACTGGTTGTGCTACAAGCTTTTGATGTAGCATATTATACCTATGAGTGGTAACAGGCAATCACAGACAAagcaattttttcaatttagggatAATAATGAATCTACTTAGTTGATAGATAGGGTGTTGTAATTGGCTGTTGAATATGATAGTTGAAATTCAATACTTATGCTTCAAAAAGCATTCATCAAATTACCAGATAGGAGCAGCATTTCCAACAGATATCTCTTGAAATCCTAACCCCAAAATGCCATCAAATTTGGCTGCCAAAAATGTGAGGCTAGGTTCTCTTGTTGCTTCAATAAAATCCTAAAGCCAGGTAGATTGAATAAAGAACACTCATGAAACAGTACTAAATTGAAGAATAGTTCAGAAGTGTCCATTTAGAAAAATTTACCTGGCCATAAACATTCAAGTCTCCAATCTTGACATGGTCCCGGCTAAAGAAACCTGAAATTTGCCCAGTTCCATAATGGATTTCAGCTGATGACCCTGCAAAAAAATATCAGAGGAAGAAATCATGAAGAACATCATACAGACACGTGAAGTAAAAGCATGAAGAATTTGTTGAGTATGTCAACATTTATTTGGCAGAAAATACTGATATTTTAGTATAATCATATTCTTTTGCAATTACATGCAAAAGCAATTTTCATGAGAAGGCAAGGTGTTTCTAGAGAAGTTGCATGAACCAAAAACCAAGAATGAGGGTTTGTACCATTTCTTTTGTAGGAGCCAGATTGGCTTGACTTGTATCTTGAGTGCAGATAGCAAGCAACCTGCACACAACCCTGTGGAATCAAAATCTAAACTTTGTAGAAAGCTTTCAccatatatagagagagaaatAATGAAAACTTACTGAAAAGTAACACTTGGAAGAAGGCACCCAAAGATTGGAACTTCCAGTGTCAAATATAACAGTAAATTTCTGAGGAGGAGTACCAATACCAATCTGACCAAAATACTGAGCATTCATGTAATTCTTTAACCGAATATTACTTATATCATCAGAATTTTCATCTCTCACTGTTGTTCCTTCTTCACCAGTATGTCTTTTGAGAATTTTGCTTTGATcaaatttgttctttttcaaTGCAAATCTAATTATCCCATTGGTAGGTCCTGAGAGAACCACAGGGTGGAGAAGTAACAGGAAAAGTGCAACCAAATTATGTTTGGAACCCATTCTGTGTGCTGTGGAATTGATAATGCATATTAGAAACCAGTATCAGCTATATTATGtgacaattttttaaagattttgcATGAAATATGTAGTTTTTTACCACTACAATGGGAGGTACTGATTAGATATGCTTACTATATAATTgcaataaaatgaaaaagagaagGGATGAAGAAGTAGAGTCACCTACCTGAGCAAATTCAGATAGACTAAACAGAGAGATCTTGAAGAAATGGTAACACGTAACATGCATATACATGCATGTCATAGTACAAACATCAACTACCATTCAAATTCACATGTGGAGTTACAGGTCCAACTACCATTCAACATAGTTTTATGTGTGAATGGTCATGTTGTAGGATTCCTTTTCAATGTTGCTTCTTCTTACACCTTCATAATTTCATCCAGGACTTTCGTAAATTTCTGTACTTTAAAATGTAAAGTTtggaatataaatatttttagtttgatttgaACATCTCtaattccaaaagaaaaaatttattttttattgcacAATTCAaactacaaatatttatattctgaattctataatttaaaatataatttttatattttaaattatataattcgaaacataatttttatattctgaATTATGTATTTCagatattatataataaaaataaataaaatatattgttgaaatgtaaaatttatatttcttattatacaataaattaacaaatttatgGGACTGCTGACTGAAATTATATAGGTGCAGGAAGAAGCCCCTTTTCGATTCAAGGCCTTTTATAAGATCCTTAAACTAGGCCTTCTGTTTCAGCCTTGTCCTCTTACCCAAAAGCCCAAATCTTGGAATCCATAATGGATGAAAAAGTGAagggtctttcttcctacacctttAAGCATTTCTTTCCctcctccaaaatttctttaaattcccAAAAAATTCTTTGACCATTTAAGGAAATCCACGGACATCACATTCCTAAAATTGCTTTCGAAATCAATTTCCGAtgatacattttgacttccggtgatatattttgactttcggaagtcgacttccgatgatatattttgacttctggaAGTTGACTTtcag
This region of Vigna unguiculata cultivar IT97K-499-35 chromosome 5, ASM411807v1, whole genome shotgun sequence genomic DNA includes:
- the LOC114183978 gene encoding cyprosin-like yields the protein MGSKHNLVALFLLLLHPVVLSGPTNGIIRFALKKNKFDQSKILKRHTGEEGTTVRDENSDDISNIRLKNYMNAQYFGQIGIGTPPQKFTVIFDTGSSNLWVPSSKCYFSVACYLHSRYKSSQSGSYKRNGSSAEIHYGTGQISGFFSRDHVKIGDLNVYGQDFIEATREPSLTFLAAKFDGILGLGFQEISVGNAAPIWYNMLHQKLVAQPVFSFWLNRNSDEEQGGEIVFGGVDSDHYKGEHTYVPVTHKGYWQIEIGDVLIDNLTTGFCASKCSAIVDSGTSLLAGPTGVIAQINHAIGAVGLVSQDCKAVVAQYGKTILDKLINKALSQQICSQIGLCAFDGTQGVSKGIQSVVDKNKAKTSYSWNDAGCTACEMAVVWMKNRLRLNETEDQILDYANSLCDMLPSPNGESTVECSTLSKMPNVSFTIGGKVFELSPEQYILKVGKGATAQCISGFIALDIAPPRGPLWILGDIFMGRYHTVFDYGNMKVGFAESA